In Neovison vison isolate M4711 chromosome 11, ASM_NN_V1, whole genome shotgun sequence, one genomic interval encodes:
- the RHOH gene encoding rho-related GTP-binding protein RhoH translates to MLSSIKCVLVGDSAVGKTSLLVRFTSETFPEAYKPTVYENTGVDVFMDGIQISLGLWDTAGNDAFRSIRPLSYQQADVVLMCYSVANHNSFLNLKNKWIAEIRSNLPCTPVLVVATQTDQREMGPHRASCINAIDGKKLAQEVRAKGYLECSALSNRGVQQVFECAVRTAVNQARRRNRRRFFSINECKIF, encoded by the coding sequence ATGCTGAGCTCCATCAAGTGTGTGTTGGTGGGAGATTCAGCTGTGGGGAAAACCTCTCTCCTGGTGCGCTTCACTTCAGAGACCTTCCCTGAGGCCTACAAACCCACAGTGTATGAGAACACAGGTGTGGACGTCTTCATGGATGGCATCCAGATCAGCCTGGGCCTCTGGGACACAGCGGGTAATGATGCCTTCCGAAGCATCCGACCCCTGTCCTACCAGCAGGCCGACGTGGTGCTGATGTGCTACTCTGTGGCCAACCATAACTCTTTCTTGAACCTCAAGAACAAGTGGATTGCCGAAATCAGGAGCAACTTGCCCTGCACCCCTGTGCTGGTGGTGGCCACCCAGACAGACCAGCGGGAGATGGGGCCTCACAGGGCCTCCTGCATCAATGCCATAGATGGAAAAAAACTGGCCCAGGAAGTGAGAGCAAAGGGCTATCTGGAGTGCTCAGCCCTCAGCAACCGGGGGGTTCAGCAGGTGTTCGAGTGCGCTGTCCGGACTGCTGTCAACCAAGCCAGGAGACGCAACAGAAGGAGGTTCTTCTCCATTAACGAGTGCAAGATTTTCTAG